The DNA region AAATTAAACTTAATAAAAAATTATGCGATTATTGTAGAGTAATTTGATTAAAAAAAATAGACAAAGAATAAAATTAGATTTAGTTAATAGATTTATCAGATGATTCACTTTGATCACATTTAACACCAAAATCAAGCTCTGTTCTTCTATCTAAATAGTATGCTTTTTCTTCAGCTTTATACTTGTCAGTATCGCTTATAGTGCCTGAGTCACTAGTATTAAACTCATCATAAAATTGAGTTGGGTCCGCAGCAGGTTTTAACTTACCATAACTAACAACACATATTTGATCTTTATTTACGTCTTTGTTTAATAGATAATTATAAACAGCCTCAGCACGTTTCTGACCTAAGTTAAAGTTGTACTTTTCACTTCCTCTCGGGTCAGTATTACCTGATAACTTAATAGGCTGATTTGGATGTGCTATCAAGTAATAAGCTGTCTTATCTAAACAGTCTTTAGCATCCCCAGTAACATCGTAGCTATTAAAACCAAAATATACAGATCTACAATTGATACCCATAAGCTCTTTTTTCATTTGATCAACTTCATCGGAACTTAAGCTATCAGATCCATAAATTTGTGAAGACATCTGTAAAGCTTGAGAACTATCAACTCCAGCATACTTATCTTTGATTAAATCACTATTATCTGGTCTAGTACTAGAACAACTAGCTAACATAAGTACAGAACCTACTATTGCAACTCCCAAAAGACTCTTTTTCATAGTTTACAACTCCTATTTATTTATATTAAGCAACATTATCAAAACTTGTGGTTTCAAAATTACCACCATTATCAGCAAATCCAGTATACCCGCTTCCAGCCTTTTGACCTGATTTAAGTGTACTAAAAAATATTAGGCCCTGATGTTTCATTGAGTGAGGAGCCACTAAGATTAGCATCTGCATTTGCTTGTAATGGGGGACCTTTATACCAAGCACATCCTGCCAATAATGTTACAATAGCAATAAAGGTATAAAATTTAGTAAAAACCCTCAGCAAAACCCCTTAATAGTTTTTTGGCGACCAGCTTGGCGACTGAATCAAAATGCCACCATTATTAGCCGCATCAACACTAAATTGATTATCTCCATCTAATGATACCATATCTAAAGAGCTATAACCTTTTGAATTTGTAGAAATATATGCAATCATATTACCATATGGTGAAACAGTTGGCGAGCTATCAGACTTACCTTTTGTCAAGGTAGTTATATCTCCATTAGTTAAATTAAAATCTGCTATTTGAATGCCACTTGAGCGCGATCTTTGATACATAAATACTATATCTTTACCATTAGGAGTATAATTTGGCTCATACCCTTGATATATTTTACTACTTAATCTTGAGGACTGAGGGTATTTAGAATTCACAGGAGCAACATAGATGTTTGGTCTACCATTACCTCTATCTGATGTAAACACTATACTTCTACCATTTGGTGAAAATTTTGGCGCTGTATTTATACCATTTATAGTTAATCTTTTAAGAGCTTTTGTAACTAAATTCATAATGTATATATTTGTCTGATCAGAATAACTTTTAGATAAAGCTAAAGCAATCTTTCTATCATCTGGAGAGAATAATGGTGAACTATTAATTCCTTTAAAGTTAGTTAAACGAGTTACTTTTCCCGTAGCTATTTGTAACTCATAAACGCCCATACTACCACCACTATAGCTTGAATAAACAATATCTCTACCATCTGCCGACCACGATGGTGTCGCAATAGGGTTATCAGTTTGTCTAAGCACCATGTGTTTATTAAAGCCATCATAATCAGATATAATCAGCTCATAAACCCTTCCATATCTAGCATATGGATTACTTACTTTAACATAAGCAAGCTTTGTTAAGAAAAAACCTTGTTCTCCTGTAAGCTTCTTATAAACATAATTTGAAATTTTATGTGCTAACGTTCTCATAAGAGAAATATTAATATTCTTATATGTAACTGACTGAATATAGCCTGTATCATTTCTTTTGAGGATTTGTACTTCTACAGTATAATTATTATAAGAATTTTTAATATATTTTGTTAGAACTACATAGTCACCTTTAATTTTTTTCCAAGGAACATTCTGCTTTTGCTTTATCTCATACTTTATAGTATCAGAACCTTGTAGCTTAGCATTATGATTCAAATCAGAAACTATTATAGAATCTATATTTTGAGGAAATTGATTTACAACATTATTGCTCATTACAGAGACTAAAGGTTTCTGTATAATACCTGTTGTTACTTCTGCGACTAAATCTGCATATATATTTGATACTAAAAAAATTAATATTGAAAAGCTCACGATGATTTTTTTCATTATTATTCCTTATTAAGTTTGTTTAAATATAAAACTTATATTTTCTGTTTGTATAGTTTTTCTTGCTGCATTATTTGAAATTTGAGGAGGAGTTGTATTCTTAATTGCATTAATCAATGACTGATCACACATGTAGCTACCAGAAGTTCCTGTCAACTTAATAAACCTACCATTTCTAATAATAGCTCTTGGTAAATTATAGATACCTCTGCATGGGTCTTTGATCCAATTATCACCTACTCTAGTTTGATATTCAGATATATAACTATAAATTGCTCTTTGAGCCTGACTCTGTTCGGCCTGTCTTTTAGCTGCGGCTATTGCTTGGGCCCTTGCTTTTGCTAACTTTTCTTGGCGTGCTTCTAGCTTACGTTGCTTTTCTTGTTCAGCTTTCTTCTTAATATCTTCTTTTTCTTTCCGTGCTACTTCTAATTTAGCTTGTTTTTGCTGCTCTAACTTACGTTGCTTTTCTTGCACTTTACGTTTTGCTTCTAAAGCTGCTTTCTTTTTCGCCTCAATTTGAGCTTTACGTTCTGCTTCAACTTTTTGTCTCATTAATTCTTTATGTCTTTGTAAAGCCTTTTGCCTAGCATCTTTAACATTTTGCTTAGCTTGACGCAATTCTTGTTGATGATTTTCATAGTTTGATATCTGTCTATTAAGCTCGTTACTACTTATTGATGTAGCTTGAATAACTTGCATTTGTTTTGGGGTGTTTGCAACTTCAGCATTCAAAGATGCTGAAGTTGAATCAAACTTTAATACACTTATATAAGACAATATGTAAAGAACCAAAACTATACCTACATGGATAAGTATTGCTTTTACCACAAAAGGATTTTGCTCAATTTGTTTCTTAAAAGATTGTAATAATTTTTGGTAATTAAGATTTGCCATCTTCTGTGACTAACCCCACTTTATCAACGCCCGCTCTTTGGATAAGAGCCATTGCTTTTACCACCTCACCATAACTAGCACTACTATCACCTCTAACATAAACTGGTTTACCAGGATTTTGCTGCGATAAAGTTACTACAGCATTGGCAAGATCTCTAGAGCTTAACGACACTTTTGGATTACTAACACCTTGATTAATAAAGTATTCTCCTTGCTTATTTACAGTAACAACTATTGGTTTACTATCATTAGATGGTATTTTTTCTGACCTAGATTTGGGCAGATCTACTTTTACACCTTGAGTTAAAATTGGTGTTGTAATCATAAAAATAACCAAAAGTACTAACATAACATCAATGTAAGGAACTACATTAATTTGTACCATTGGTCTTTTCTTTCTATAAATTTTTTTGTTTCTTTTTCTCATATCTAAAAGCCTTTGTTAGCTTTCTTGATTCTGGTGCTGCACTTGATCTCTATGCGCTTCTTTTAAAAGCAAGATACATAAATCATCTTGGAATGATTCATAACTTGATAATACATCATCTACCTGGTTTGATAATCTACTGTGTCCTATAACCGCTGGAATAGCTACAAATAAACCTAAAGCAGTCGCAATCAAAGCCTCTGCAATATGAGGTGCAACAACAGATATCGTAGCCTGCTCAACACCGCCAAGGGTATTAAACGATGACATAATCCCCCAAACGGTACCTACTAAACCAATATATGGTGCAACAGCACCTATCGTACCCAAAGCAGGAAGCTTTTTATCTAGTTCTTTAGCCTCTTGAGCAATTGCTATGCTCACAGTTCTTTCCATACCTTCAAGTATGGTATCACCTTTTAAAACTCCTGTTTCCTTAAGGTTATTAAACTCTCTTAATGCCGAACAAAATATTATTGATTTACCAAAAATATTTTCCTTATGCTGCAAATAATAATCATATAATTTTTGAATATGATGACCTGCCCAAAATAACTTATCAAACTGGGCTTGCTCATTACAATACTTTTTAACTCGACTATTTACTTCAAGCATTATAGCCCAAGAATAAACTGACATCGCAATTAAAGTTATCATTATAAGCTGAACAATAAAATTTGCATGCCATATCAACTGAATTAGAGAAAGAGAGTTATCTTGCATAATTAATCCTAAAAGTTTATGTTTTTTTATTTTTGCACATGCCTGTTCGCAACATTATACGTAAAGATTTTAAAATTATAAACAGTTTAATTTACTTAAATTATACATAAGTCTGTTATTATTATTAATAATATATAATTTATTCATTAATTATACATATATGAAAAAGATAACTTTTCTTGGACTTTGTACCATTACGACAATACTAACTTCATGTTCAACATCTCATGATCAATTTAAATATATATCTCCCCCACCAACGCAACAAGATTTAAATTCAAATAATCCAGACTTAAAACAATCAAAAAAAGTAACTAGTGAACAA from Francisella halioticida includes:
- a CDS encoding OmpA family protein; the protein is MKKSLLGVAIVGSVLMLASCSSTRPDNSDLIKDKYAGVDSSQALQMSSQIYGSDSLSSDEVDQMKKELMGINCRSVYFGFNSYDVTGDAKDCLDKTAYYLIAHPNQPIKLSGNTDPRGSEKYNFNLGQKRAEAVYNYLLNKDVNKDQICVVSYGKLKPAADPTQFYDEFNTSDSGTISDTDKYKAEEKAYYLDRRTELDFGVKCDQSESSDKSIN
- a CDS encoding PD40 domain-containing protein, whose protein sequence is MKKIIVSFSILIFLVSNIYADLVAEVTTGIIQKPLVSVMSNNVVNQFPQNIDSIIVSDLNHNAKLQGSDTIKYEIKQKQNVPWKKIKGDYVVLTKYIKNSYNNYTVEVQILKRNDTGYIQSVTYKNINISLMRTLAHKISNYVYKKLTGEQGFFLTKLAYVKVSNPYARYGRVYELIISDYDGFNKHMVLRQTDNPIATPSWSADGRDIVYSSYSGGSMGVYELQIATGKVTRLTNFKGINSSPLFSPDDRKIALALSKSYSDQTNIYIMNLVTKALKRLTINGINTAPKFSPNGRSIVFTSDRGNGRPNIYVAPVNSKYPQSSRLSSKIYQGYEPNYTPNGKDIVFMYQRSRSSGIQIADFNLTNGDITTLTKGKSDSSPTVSPYGNMIAYISTNSKGYSSLDMVSLDGDNQFSVDAANNGGILIQSPSWSPKNY
- a CDS encoding cell envelope integrity protein TolA; its protein translation is MANLNYQKLLQSFKKQIEQNPFVVKAILIHVGIVLVLYILSYISVLKFDSTSASLNAEVANTPKQMQVIQATSISSNELNRQISNYENHQQELRQAKQNVKDARQKALQRHKELMRQKVEAERKAQIEAKKKAALEAKRKVQEKQRKLEQQKQAKLEVARKEKEDIKKKAEQEKQRKLEARQEKLAKARAQAIAAAKRQAEQSQAQRAIYSYISEYQTRVGDNWIKDPCRGIYNLPRAIIRNGRFIKLTGTSGSYMCDQSLINAIKNTTPPQISNNAARKTIQTENISFIFKQT
- the tolR gene encoding protein TolR, encoding MRKRNKKIYRKKRPMVQINVVPYIDVMLVLLVIFMITTPILTQGVKVDLPKSRSEKIPSNDSKPIVVTVNKQGEYFINQGVSNPKVSLSSRDLANAVVTLSQQNPGKPVYVRGDSSASYGEVVKAMALIQRAGVDKVGLVTEDGKS
- the tolQ gene encoding protein TolQ encodes the protein MQDNSLSLIQLIWHANFIVQLIMITLIAMSVYSWAIMLEVNSRVKKYCNEQAQFDKLFWAGHHIQKLYDYYLQHKENIFGKSIIFCSALREFNNLKETGVLKGDTILEGMERTVSIAIAQEAKELDKKLPALGTIGAVAPYIGLVGTVWGIMSSFNTLGGVEQATISVVAPHIAEALIATALGLFVAIPAVIGHSRLSNQVDDVLSSYESFQDDLCILLLKEAHRDQVQHQNQES